A window of Chromohalobacter canadensis genomic DNA:
CGGCGAAAACCCGGTCTCGGTGGCGTATGCTGCCGTCAATTTGGCCAGCCATATCTTCGACGATTTCGGGCGCGCACGTGCGTTGTTGATCGGGGCGGGCGAAACCATCGAACTGGTCGCGCGACATCTGCGTGAGGCGGGTATTCGCGGACTGACCGTCGCCAACCGTACACGTGAGCGCGCCGAGACCTTGGCCAATGCCTTCGATGCCGAGGCAATTTCACTGGGGGAGATCCCCCAGGCGTTGACGCATGCCGATATCATCATCTCTTCCACGGCGAGCCCATTGCCTATTCTCGGCAAGGGAATGGTCGAGAGCGCACTGAAGAAGCGCCGCCATCGCCCCATGTTCATGGTCGATATCGCCGTGCCTCGCGATATCGAGTCCCAGGTCGGCGAGCTGGACGATGTCTTCCTGTATAGCGTTGACGACCTGCAGGAAGTGATCGAGGAAAACCGCAAGCAGCGTGCCGTTGCCGCGGCTCAGGCTGAGTCTTTGATCGAGAATGGCATCCAGCATTGGCAGCGTGAGCGACGCGTGCGTGGCGCCGGCGACTTGATTCGCCGTTACCGCCAGCAGGGAGAGGCGCTACGTGAAGAAGCCGAACGCCAAGCGCTGGCGCAACTCGCCCGCGGCGAGGACCCCGAGAAAGTCCTGCAGCGGCTGTCGCGTCAACTGACCAATAAATTGCTGCACGGCCCGACGCTACGCTTACGCGAAGCATCGGGCGAGGAGCGGCACGATATCCTCCAGGCGGCCGATACGTTGCTGATCGATCCGGCCGCATCGACACAGGACCCTGCATGAAAGCGACTCTGCGCACACGTCTCGATGCCTTTCAGGAACGCTTCGAAGAACTCGCTGCCTTGCTGGCCGAGCCAGACGTGATCGCCGATCAGGCCCGCTTTCGCGATTACTCACGCGAATATGCCGAGCTCGAGCCCTTGATCGAAACCTGGCGGGTCTATCGGCGTACCGAGGGCGATATCGAGGCGGCCGAGCAGATGCGCGAGGACAGCGATCCCGAGATGCGCGAGCTGGCGGAGGAAGAGTCGCGTCTGTCGCAGGCGCGACTCGAGGAACTGGATGCGGAGGTCAAGCAGCTCCTGGTGCCCAAGGATCCCGACGATGGCAGCAACGTGTTTCTCGAGGTTCGTGCCGGTACCGGCGGTGACGAGGCGGCGCTATTCGCCGGCGACTTGTTTCGCATGTATTCGCGTTACGCAGAACGCCAGGGCTGGCGAATCGATGTGATCAACGTCAGTCATGGCGAGCAAGGCGGCTACAAGGAAATGATCGCCCGGGTGCGTGGCGACAATGTCTACGCGCGGCTCAAGTTCGAGTCCGGCGCGCACCGCGTGCAGCGGGTGCCGGCCACGGAATCCCAGGGGCGTATCCATACCTCGGCGTGTACCGTGGCGGTCATGCCCGAGGCGTCTGCCGTCGGTGATGTGGAGATCAACAGCAACGACCTGCGTGTGGATACGTTCCGCTCCAGTGGCGCTGGTGGGCAGCACGTCAATACCACGGACTCGGCGATTCGCATCACGCACTTGCCGACCGGTGTAGTGGTGGAGTGCCAGGAAGAGCGTAGCCAGCACAAGAATCGCGCCAAGGCGATGGCGTTTCTGGCAGCGCGTCTCAAGCAGTCCGCCGTGGACGCACAGCGCCAGGAACAGGCCGATACGCGCCGTTCGCTGGTCGGCTCGGGTGATCGTAGTGAACGCATCCGGACCTACAATTTCCCTCAGGGGCGCATCACCGATCATCGCATCAACCTGACGCTTTATAAGCTGAGCGACGTGATGACGGGCGAGCTCGATGAAGTGATCAATCCCTTGATTCATGAGTACCAGGCCGAGCAGCTCTCGGCGCTGCAGACGGACTGATGACCTACGATACCTTGCTGACGCGCGCGGCGCGGCGGTTGCAGGCAGCGGACAGTGCCTCACCGCGCCTGGATGCCGAAGTGCTGATGATGCATGCGGCCTCGGTGACCCGTGCATGGCTATATACTTGGGGCGACCGCGAACTCGCAGGCGTGCCCCGGGCACGTTTCGAGGCGCTGGTGGCGGCACGGGCGCTGGGCCATCCCGTGGCGTATCTCATCGGCGAACGCGAGTTCTGGGGGCTACGTCTGCGGGTCGATGAAGCGACCCTGATTCCGCGGCCCGATACCGAGTGCCTGGTTGAAACACTGTTGGCAAAGATGCCGCATGGGCCAGGACGAGCGCTCGACCTGGGGACGGGGACGGGCGCGATTGCCCTGGCGCTGGCCTCCGAGCGACCGGCATGGCATGTCACCGGCGTTGATCGGGAGGTGGCTGCCGTGGCCGTGGCCAAAGATAATGCCCAGCGTTTGGAGATCGCGAACACCACCTTCCTCGTCAGCGACTGGTTTGCCGCGCTGGGGGACGCGACCTTCGACGTCATTGCCGCCAATCCGCCTTATATCGCCGAGGGTGACCCACATCTTGCGCAAGGTGATGTGCGCTTCGAGCCACGCTCGGCGCTGGTGGCGAGCGATGCCGGGCTGGCCGATTTGCGTTATCTGGCGATGACGGCGCGCGGACACCTTGTGGCAGGAGGCTGGCTGGCGCTGGAGCATGGCTGGGAGCAGGCCTCACGGGTTCGTGAGGTGCTCGCGCAGGCCGGGTATGAGGATGTCTTCAGCGCGACCGACCTCGGGGCACGTGAGCGCCTCACGCTGGGGCGAGCGCCAGTGATGCAGGGCCAACATTGACTGCGGTAAACAACACCGTTGGCTGCCTGGAGGCGCGGGCGGTGGTTGTGGTAGTAATACGTCTCGCACCGAGGGCCCTGTCTGGATAAGCCTTACTTGTCATAGGGGCCGGTTGCGGTTTCTCCTGTCATTCATTGTCTCGGAACAACAATATAATGAAAGCCAAGACCCGTTCGTTGGATCGTATCGATCTCAATATCTTGCGTTGCCTGCAGGACAACGCGCGTATTTCCTATGTCGACCTGGCGTCCCAGGTCGGCTTGTCCACGACGCCCTGCCTGGAGCGCGTCAAGCGTCTGGAGAAGGCCGGTATCATTCGCGGTTACAAGGCGTTGCTCGACCCCAAGGCGCTCAAGGCCAACTTGCTGGTGTTCGTCGAGATCAGCCTGGAGACCCAGTCGCCGGCGGTATTCGACGAATTTCGCCGGGCCGTGGCCAAGCTACCGCAGATTCAGGAATGTCATCTGGTCTCCGGGCAGTTCGATTACATTCTCAAGTGCCGGATTCCGGAGATGTCCGCTTATCGTCAACTGCTTGGCGATGTCGTGTTGACGCTGCCCGGGGTCAAGGAATCCAAGAGTTACGTGGTCATGGAAGAGGTCAAAGAAGATGTCTCATTGCATGTGCCCGATACCGAGCAGTTGGACACCTGACGGGCGCATGCCGGGAGGCGCTCTTCACGCGGGAGGCGATGGACTCACATGAAGGAAATGGACGATACCGCGCTACTGCGCTATAGCCGCCAGATCATGCTCGAACAACTCGATGTGGACGGCCAGCAGCGCTTGTTGGACGGTCATGCGCTGATTGTCGGTGCCGGCGGCCTGGGCTCGCCGGCGGCGCTGTATCTGGCCGCTGCGGGAGTGGGCCGGTTGTCGATCGCCGATGACGATGTCGTCGAGCTTTCCAATCTGCAGCGCCAGATCGCGCATGGTGAGAGCGACATAGGACAGGCCAAGGCGGAGTCGGCGGCGGTGGCGGCGCGGCGCCTTAATACTGGCTGCGAGGTAGAGGTCATTGACTCGCGTCTCGAGGGAGAAAGGCTCGAGCGCGCGATAGCGGCGGCGGATGTGGTGCTCGACTGCACGGACCGTTTTTCCAGTCGCTACGCCATCAATCGTGCCTGCGTTGCGGCGAAGAGACCGTTGGTCTCGGGGGCGGCAATCCGTTTCTCGGGGCAACTGGCGGTCTTCGATGCGCGTGATGCGGCCTCGCCCTGTTATGCCTGTCTTTACGGCGAGGATGGCGATGACGAGGCACTACGCTGCGCCGAAAACGGTGTGATCGCCCCCTTGGTGGGAGTCATCGGTACCTTTCAGGCGCTCGAGGCGCTCAAGTTGCTCGCCGGTGTCGGGCATCCTCATCGCGGGCTGGCGACTTTCGACGCGCTGAGCGGCGAATGGCGGCGTTTCAATGTCGGTCGCGATCCCGCATGCCCTGTCTGCAGCGCGTCGAATCCCGCCTGACGTTGGAGCTTGTCACGCCACTGCATCCGTATGCCGAAAGGTCTCATCACGAGTGGGTGTGAATTACCGAGCACATACAAACGCCCCAGCTCAGTGAGCTGGGGCGTCGTGTGTCGGGCGACCGATAAGGCTCGTCAGAGCTCGAAGGTGGGCAGCTTGCGCGGCACCTTGGCCTTGGTGAGCTTGGCCACCTTGGGCAGGCCGTTTTCGAATGGTGGGAAATCTTCGCCCTGGATCAGCGGCGAGAGATAACGACGTCCCGCCTCTGTGATGCCGAAGCCATCCTCGCGAATGTACTCGCGGGGCATGAACTTTTCCTTGTTGGCCACTTCCGCCAGCGGTGCCGCCTCGATACGCCATTCGTAAGGCGTTTCGCTGACGCGTTTGATGGTCGGCATCATGGCGTTCTTGCCATCCAGGGCTAGCTCGACGGCCTTCTGGCCCACGGCATAGGCTTGCTCGACATCGGTCTTGGAAGCCAGGTGGCGCGCCGCGCGCTGCAGGTAGTCGGCGACTGCCCAATGGTATTTGTAGCCCAGGTCCTGCTTGACCATACCGGCGAGCGTCGGCGCCACGCCGCCCAGCTGGCGGTGGCCGAAGGCATCGGTATTGCCGGCATCGGCGAGGAAGGTGCCGTCCTCGTAGCGGGCGCCCTCGGAGACGACGATGACACAGTAACCGTATTTCTTGACGGCCTCGTCGACGCGTTGCATGACCTGGGCGCGCTGAAAGGGCAGCTCGGGGAAGATGATCAGGTGAGGCGGCTCGCCCTCACCGTTACCCGCCAAGGCGCCGGCGGCGGCGATCCAGCCTGCATGGCGGCCCATCACTTCGAGCACGAAGACCTTGGTGGAAGTAGCGCACATGGAGGCGATGTCCAGCGCTGTTTCGCGGGTCGAGGTGGCGATATACTTGGCCACGCTGCCGAAGCCGGGTGAGTTGTCGGTGATCGGCAGGTCGTTGTCGACGGTCTTGGGAACGTGGATCGCGGTCAGCGGGTAACCCATCTTCTCGGAGAGCTGCGATACCTTGAGGCAGGTATCGGCGCTGTCCCCGCCGCCGTTGTAGAAGAAGTAACGGATGTCATGCGCCTTGAACACCTCGATGAGGCGCTCGTATTGCGCGCGGTGCGTCTCGATGTCCTTGAGCTTGTAGCGGCAGGAACCGAACGCGCCGCCCGGCGTGTGGCGCAGTGCGGCAATCGCCTCGTCGCTTTCCTGGGACACGTCGATCAGGTCCTCGGTCAGGGCGCCGATGATGCCGTTGTGGCCGGCGTAGACCTTGCCGATTTTGTCCGAATGGCGACGACAGGTTTCGATGACGCCGCAGGCGCTGGCGTTGATGACGGCGGTGACGCCACCGGACTGGGCGTAAAAGGCATTGTGCTGGGCCATGGGACTTATGGTGCTCCTGGGTCTGGGCGCATGAATGAGCGAATGATAGCCGACATTGACCGTCGATGCCTATGCCGCGGCGCTCGGCTGGTGGGCCGCGCGGCGCCATGCTAGGCTCGCCGCATCATGGCAGGAGGCTCAGATGCACGTCCATATTCTAGGGGTTTGCGGTACGTTCATGGGGAGCCTGGCGCGGTTGGCCAAGGCACTCGGACATCATGTCAGCGGTTCGGATGCCAACGTCTATCCTCCGATGAGCACTCAGCTCGAAGAGGCGGGCATCGCCCTTTGTGAGGGTTATGCCGCCGATAACTTGGTGCCACGTCCCGACCTCGTGATCATTGGCAATGCGCTATCGCGCGGCAATCCCGAGGTGGAGGCGGTCCTCAACGCCAAGCTGCCCTATGTCTCGGGGCCGCAATGGCTGGCCGAGCATGTCCTGCCTGGGCGACAAGTGGTGGCGGTGGCTGGCACACACGGCAAGACCACGACCGCCAGTTTGTTGACCTGGATCATGGAAGCGACCGGCCACGCCCCGGGATTCTTGATCGGCGGAGTGCCTCGCAACCTTGGGGTATCCTCGCGCTTGGGCGATGCCGGCGCGCCTTTCGTGGTCGAGGCCGATGAATACGACACGGCCTTCTTCGACAAGCGTTCCAAGTTCGTCCACTACCGTCCGGATATCGCGGTGCTGGGCAATCTTGAGTTCGATCACGCGGATATCTTCGATGATTTGGCCGCCATTGAGCGTCAGTTTCATCATCTGGTGCGCACCGTTCCCGGTAATGGCCAGTTGGTCGTGGCGGCCGAAGAACCGGCGCTCGAGCGGGTGCTGGCACAAGGCTGCTGGAGCTCCGTCGTGCGTTTTGGTGACACTGACGGCGCGCAATGGCAGTGGCGGCTGGAAAGCGCCGATGGTCGTCGCTTCGAGGTGCGCCATGGCGAGCGTGCCGCGCGTGTCGAGTGGCCGCTGAGCGGGCGTCACAACGTCGCCAACGCGGTGGCTGCCCTGGCCGCGGCGTCGGCCTGCGGCGTCACGCTGGAAGAAGGCGCGGCGGCGTTGGCACGCTTCGAATCGCCTCGACGGCGTCAGGAGGTGCGTGGTGAGGTCGGTGGTATTCAGGTCATCGACGATTTCGCCCATCATCCCACGGCCATCGCCGCCACGCTCGAGGGTCTGGCTGCGTCGAGCGATGCGGGACGGCTGTTGGCGGTGATCGAGCCGCGATCCAATACGATGCGCCTGGGCAGCATGCGCGAGCGGTTGCCGGAAAGCGTGGCGTCGGCGGACCGCGTGTGGTGGTATCGGCCACCGGAGGTGACATGGTCGCTGGATGCACTGGCAGCGGCCTGCCCGGTGCCCGTGACGGTGAGCGACGATATGCCCGCCTTGGTCGAGGACATCGTGGCCGAGGCGCGCACGGGCGACCGAGTCGTGGTGATGTCGAACGGAGCGTTCGGTGGCATCCATGAGAAATTGTTGGCGGCACTGGAGGCTCGGCATGGCGGATGAGACGACGTTCGAGAAGCCCGTGACGGTGGCGTTGACGGGCGCCTCCGGTGCCCAATACGGGCTGCGACTCATCGATTGCCTGGTGGCGGCACGCCATCAGGTCTTGGTGCTGGTCTCCAAGGCAGCACAAATGGTGATCGCCACCGAAACCGATGTGAGCTTGCCATCGAATCCCGAACGTCTGAGTGAGGCGTTGAAAGAGCGAAGCGGCGCCGCGCCGGGCCAGATTCGCTGCTTCGGCCGCGAGGACTGGATGGCGCCCGTGGCCTCGGGCTCCGGCGCACCGAGCGCCATGGTGATTTGCCCGTGCTCGACGGGAACGCTGTCGGCGGTCGCCACCGGCGCGAGTAACAACCTGATCGAGCGTGCCGCCGACGTGGCGCTCAAGGAGCGGCGTCAGCTCATCCTCGTGCCTCGCGAGACGCCGTTTTCGGCGATCCATCTCGAGCACATGCTGACGCTGACCCGGATGGGCGCGGTGATACTCCCCGCCGCGCCCGGGTTCTATCACCGTCCGCAGACACTCGATGACATGATCGACTTCATCGTGGCGCGCATCCTCAATCAATTGGGCATTGCCCATACCCTGATGCCGCGCTGGGGGGAAACGACATGATCAGCCTGTCGGTATTGTCGGTCTTCGTGCCGACATTCTTCATGGTCTCGTTGACGCCGGGCTTGTGCATGACGCTTTCCATGACGCTGGGCATGACGATCGGCGTACGCCGTGCCATGTGGATGATGCTCGGTGAGCTGGTGGGTGTCGGCCTGGTGGCAGTATCGGCAGTGATCGGCGTGGCAACGCTAATGCTGCGGTATCCCGAGGTCTTCGCGGCCTTCAAGTGGCTCGGGGGCGCCTACCTGATCTATCTCGGGGTGATGATGTGGCGCTCCAAGGGGCGCATGGCGATTCCCGACGCCAGCGATGCCGCGCCCAGCGTGACGCCGATGCAATTGATCGTACAAGGCTTCGTCACGGCGGTCGCCAACCCCAAGGGTTGGGCGTTTTTCATCGCTCTGCTGCCGCCTTTCCTGGACGCTGGCCGGCCGATGGCACCGCAACTGGCGGTCTTGGTGGGGATGATTCTCACCCTGGAGCTGACTTGCTTGCTGATCTATGCTGGTGGCGGTCGTACCGCCAGTCGCTTCCTGCGCCGCGACGGCAATGTTCGCTTGCTGAATCGAGTGGCGGGGAGCTTGATGGTTGGTGTCGGTGTCTGGCTGGCGCTGGGCTGAACGTTATCCGTCGCGGGTGCTTGGCCTAGACGTAGGGTAGCCAGACAATACGTGCCGCTAACAACAGCAAAGAGGTAACGACCAGCGGTGGCCATGGACAGGGGGGGAGTGGTACGTGTACGAAGCGTTGATAGCTGAGGCGCGTAATGGCGCACACCACCAGGCCGAGAAGTGCGCCGCCGATCAGGTCGCTGGCCCAATGCACGCCCAGAACGAGGCGTGACAGGGCCATCGGCAGGCATACCAGTGTCGCCCCCCAGTATACCCACATCCGCCGTTTCACGGGCAGAGCCTCGGCCGTAAACGCTGCTGCCAGGCCAATCAGCACGATACTCGTCGAGGTATGGGCGCTGGGGTAGGAAAATGAACCCATGAGGTAGTCCGGCGTATCGGGGCGAGCGCGACCGGCGAGATGCTTGAAGACCAGGTTGGCGAACCCTACACCCACCAACGCGCTACTGATATGCAGGAAGGCCGCGATACGCCGCGAAAAAAGCAGCCACACCAGCCATGGCATGGCCAGTGCGATGATACCCAAGACATCTCCGCTCAGGGCCATGAAGTTGCTGAATTCGCCTAGCCAGCTATCCGCGAGAGGCGCCAGCAATGCCTGAATTTGTCGGTCCATCGGCAACGAGGGGGCAGGGTGCTCGAGTACCCAGAGCGTCCATCCGCACAGGGCGACTAGGCTGGCCACGAGAAGAGCGAGTGACGCCAGCGGTATTTCGTTGCGCGGGTGAGCGGCGCCCAGGGCGAGCCATAGGCGTCGCCGCCGCGGCGTCGTGCGGGAAAAGCGGGCCAGGCGCATGTAAACCCAGCCGCCGCGCCCGAGATGGTGACGAAACCAGGAAAACCCTACCCCTAGCATTATCAGCATGAGCCCCAGGGTAACGAGCCATCGTTCGCTGCTTGCAGGCAAGGCGAGGAGCTTGTCCCATGAATGGCCGAGTAGATAACCGGGCAATAGGTAGGCGGGAGCCCAAAGCAAGGCGGAAGCGATATTGACGGCGGCAAAGCGCCATGTCGGCATGTGCAGCATGCCAGCGACCATCGGTACGATGGGGCGTACCGGACCCACGAAGCGACCGATGAGGATGGACAGATCTCCATAGCGCTTGAAGAAATCGACGCCGCGGGCTAGCCATTCGGGGTGGCGGGTGAAGGGCCACATTCGATGCACGCGTTCGCGCTGAGAGTAGCCTAGCCAAAAGCTTAGACCATCACCGAGGGTCGCTCCCGCAAAGGCCGCCGCCAACAATAACGGCAGGGAAAGGTGCTGATGCCCCGCCAGTGACGCGGCGGCAGTCAGTAGCACGATGCCGGGCACTAGCAGACCAATCACGGCGAGCGACTCAAGCAGCGCCACCAATAGCACGATCAAGATCAGTAACGCCGGTGAGGGAGAAAATTGATACAGCCACTCGGTCACGTTCAAGTATCGGGCTCCAGCAGGTTGAATCCACGCTTGATCAGCCGTTGCTCGAAACGTTCGGCGCACTCGTCATCTGCCAGGTGGCAAATACGTGCCTGGGCCTCGATGGCACCGATGTCGCGAAGCGGGGCTTCCCCGAGCGCATGCGTCAAGCGCTCACGGACGATGAGAGCGCCGGCTTCCCCAGCGTCGGCAAGCAGCAGCCAAAAGACGCTATGGCGATGCCGCCCCATGGCGTCGCCACGTCGAGAGTTGCGTTGTACCACCTGATAGAAGGTCGTCAATAGCGTGTCTTGTGTCGTTTGGCCGAACTGCTCGTTGGCCATGTCGAGTTGGGGTAAATGAATGACTAGCGCGCTTAGTGATTGGTTCAATGCACGGGCGCGAGCGACCTCGGCGATAAGCCGCTCGCTGAGCGCATCGCGCGATAGCATACCGCTTTGCGTATCGAGTTGATCGGTAGTCTTGAGTAAGCGGGCCTGTTGCATGTACCACCCGAGAGGCAGTATTGAGATGATGACTAGCGTGAAGTACTGCAGGCCACCCGCGGGCGTCGATAGAACAGAGTTGATCAGGAATAGCCATATGGGGGCGAGCAGTACATTGAGAAGTAGCGCGGCACCAGGCGGTAAGAGCAGCGTGGCGAGTATCGGCGGGACCCCCATCCAAAGTGCGCCGGACGCCTCGAGGTAGGGTGCTTCCACGGCAATCGCCAGATAGCCGCTGATCAGCACCAGGTAGGCAGGTAGTCGACGAGCGTAAGCGTTTTCTGCCATCAGGGCGGCGATAGACACCATGATGGCCAGGATAGTGACCGGCAGGATGCGCGGGTAATGGCCCATCAGGTAGTGCCAGGCCGCGAGACTAGCGAGCACGAGCGCCCCGCAGGCATACGCCATGGCGTGGAGGCGTGACGACGAGAGACGTTCAGGCATGGTCGGTTGTCTCCTGTCGGAAATGCAGGCCGCTGGCTTGCAGCGAGAGTTCATGGCCCAGCGTGATGGGGTCTAGATGGGGAGTGACGGGCGCGATGCGTATACGACAGTGCTCCTGAAGCTCGGTTGAGATCGCGTCACGACGTAAGGCGGCGTGTTGCTCGTCCTTTGAAACCAGCAGTACCGCAAAGGTCTGTGCATCCACGCGGTAACAACCCTCGAAGGCGTAGATAAACGCGGCCAGGCGCTCTTTGAGACGCCGCCGAACATTGTGGCCGCGTTGATGTGGGCGTACCACGAGCAGCTCCGCGTAGACGTTTTCGCGCTGGCGCCGCGACCATTCGACGGCTAGGTCCTGGCGCAGACGATTGAGTGACCAGAGCGAGTCCTCCGGGGTGAGACGGTGGCGACGCTCTAGCTCTTGACGTAGCCGGCTATGCTCGATGGCCTTGGCAATCCCCAAGGCCATGAGGGCGGCCAATAACGCGCCACTCAACGCAGCTTGCGCCATCCCGAGGGGCGCTTGAATGTGCCACCAGCCGAGTGCGGCAGCCACCAGGAGCATGTAACGCATGGGCCGTGGCTGAGGTGCGAGCAGCATGATCGGCCACAGCCATACGCTGATGGCGTACGCCATGGGGGCTTGCCAGAGTAGCGCCAGTAAAAGCAAGGCACACAATGGGATCGTCAATGTCCAGGCGCGACGTGATAAGTGACACCACGCAAGCGTCGCCAACCCGATGATGGCGGCGATGAGCAGGCCTTGTGTGATCGAGTCGTCTTCCTGCCAGGCGGTGATCGTCATTAGCCCCGCGCCTAGCAGGAAAAGCCCGGTTAGAGGTGTTTTGTATTTGCTCTGCATGGTGCCGTATAGTGATTCCTTTCCCAACGGTGCCGGCAGTATAGCCGTTGTGCCTCTGCCGTCATGCTTCGGAAAGCACCGATTATCATATGCTTCCCGGCGGATACCCAGGAGAAAATTGCCCGCATGGCCCTTGAAACTTCCGAGTCCGAGATCGTCGACGTCGATGCTTACATGCATGCGATGGGCGAACGGGCGCGTGGTGCGTCACGTGTGTTGGCCCGCGCCACTACCGCGCAAAAGAACCGCGCGCTACTCGCCATGGCGAGTGCCCTGGACGAGGCGCGCGATGCATTGGACACCGCCAATCGCCGCGATCTCGAGGCGGGGCGCGACAACGGCCTCGCCGAGTCGCTGCTGGATCGTCTGGCGCTGACGCCGGCGCGTATCGACACGATGATCGAAGGCTTGCGTCAAGTGGCTGCCTTGTCCGACCCGATCGGCGAGATTCGTGACATGCGCTATCTACCTTCGGGGCTTCAAGTGGGCAAGATGCGCGTTGCGCTGGGCGTGGTAGGCATCGTCTACGAATCGCGCCCCAACGTGACCGTGGACGCCGCCAGCCTGTGCTTGAAATCAGGCAATGCCACGATCCTGCGTGGCGGCTCCGAAGCGATCCATTCCAACCGGGCCATTGCGGATTGTATCCGACAGGGGCTCAAGGCGGCAGAGCTCGACGAGGCCTGCGTGCAAGTCGTGGCGACGACCGATCGTGCAGCGGTCGGCGCATTGATCGCTATGCCGGAGTTCGTCGATGTCATCGTGCCGCGCGGCGGGAAGGGGTTGATCGAGCGCATTTCGAGAGACGCGCGCGTGCCAGTGATCAAGCATCTCGATGGCATCTGCCATGTGTATGTCGACCAGGCCGCCGATCCGGCCAAGGCGGTGGCCATTGCCGACAACGCCAAGACCCAGCGTTACTCGCCCTGCAATGCCATGGAAACGCTACTGGTACACGCCGAGGCGGCGCCTTTTGTACTTCCCGAGTTGGCCGATATCTATCGCCGCAAGGGGGTTGAGATGCGTGCGTGTGAACGGACACGGGCCTGGGTAGCGGACGCCATCGCCGTAACGGAAGAAGATTGGCATAGCGAATACCTTGCGCCGATCGTGGCCATTCGCGTGGTCGATACGTTGGAAGATGCGATCACGCACATCAATACCTATGGCTCGCACCATACCGATGCCATCGTCACCGAGAATCTGACTGACGCACGGCGCTTTCTGACCGAGGTCGACTCCAGTTCGGTCATGGTCAATGCGTCGACGCGTTTCGCCGACGGCTTTGAATATGGGCTAGGGGCGGAAATCGGCATCTCCACCGATAAGCTGCATGCGCGCGGACCCGTCGGTCTGGAGGGTCTCACCAGCGAGAAGTACATCGTATATGGCGATGGCCATGTGCGCAGCTGAGGCCCCACCGCGTGTCGCGATGCTGGGGGGTACCTTCGACCCCGTGCACGTGGGTCACCTGCGTAGCGCTATCGAGTTACGCGAAGCCCTGGTACTCGATCGCGTTCACATGGTCCCGGCACGGGTGCCGCCGCACCGCGCCACGCCTGGCGTCGATGCCGAACAGCGCGCGATCATGCTGGCGCTGGGCATCGCCGACACGCCGGGTCTCTACGTGGATGACCGTGAGATTCGCCGCGAGGGGCCATCCTATTCTACCGCGACTCTGGCGTCTCTGAGAGAAGAGCTGGGCACGCACGCGCGCCTGGTCATGGCGTTGGGATACGACGCCTATCTGCACTTGGCCGAATGGCACGAACCTCAACGGTTGTTCGAGTTGGCGCATGTCGTCGTCGTCGATCGCCCCGATCATCAACAGCCGCTTCCGACGGCGCTCGAAACGCTGATCGAAGGCCGTGAAGTGACGAGTGTCGAGGCATTGATGCAGTCGCCTGCAGGGGGGGTGCTGCATTTGAGTCTGCCCACGCGCATGGCGATTTCGGCTACAGCGATAAGGGAGCGATTGCAGCGCGGTGCAAGCGTGCGCTATTTGCTGCCCGATGCCGTGGAACGCTATCTCCTAGCGCATCGTCTTTATCGATGATGTCATCATCCATCAATGAAAGGGACCTGGCGAGTGGTGGTGCCACCTAAAGGCCTTTTTAACCTTGCCCCTGGCGGTTTGGTGTCAGCGCGGTAGAATGCGGGCCTTGCCCGCAGGGGTATGACATATGAACGAGGAGCTATGCAGACTGAAGCACTCAAAACGCTGGTAATGGACACGCTCGAGGAACTCAAGGCACGTGATGTTGCCGAACTCGATGTCGCCT
This region includes:
- the mpl gene encoding UDP-N-acetylmuramate:L-alanyl-gamma-D-glutamyl-meso-diaminopimelate ligase, coding for MHVHILGVCGTFMGSLARLAKALGHHVSGSDANVYPPMSTQLEEAGIALCEGYAADNLVPRPDLVIIGNALSRGNPEVEAVLNAKLPYVSGPQWLAEHVLPGRQVVAVAGTHGKTTTASLLTWIMEATGHAPGFLIGGVPRNLGVSSRLGDAGAPFVVEADEYDTAFFDKRSKFVHYRPDIAVLGNLEFDHADIFDDLAAIERQFHHLVRTVPGNGQLVVAAEEPALERVLAQGCWSSVVRFGDTDGAQWQWRLESADGRRFEVRHGERAARVEWPLSGRHNVANAVAALAAASACGVTLEEGAAALARFESPRRRQEVRGEVGGIQVIDDFAHHPTAIAATLEGLAASSDAGRLLAVIEPRSNTMRLGSMRERLPESVASADRVWWYRPPEVTWSLDALAAACPVPVTVSDDMPALVEDIVAEARTGDRVVVMSNGAFGGIHEKLLAALEARHGG
- a CDS encoding flavin prenyltransferase UbiX, coding for MADETTFEKPVTVALTGASGAQYGLRLIDCLVAARHQVLVLVSKAAQMVIATETDVSLPSNPERLSEALKERSGAAPGQIRCFGREDWMAPVASGSGAPSAMVICPCSTGTLSAVATGASNNLIERAADVALKERRQLILVPRETPFSAIHLEHMLTLTRMGAVILPAAPGFYHRPQTLDDMIDFIVARILNQLGIAHTLMPRWGETT
- a CDS encoding LysE family translocator, which gives rise to MISLSVLSVFVPTFFMVSLTPGLCMTLSMTLGMTIGVRRAMWMMLGELVGVGLVAVSAVIGVATLMLRYPEVFAAFKWLGGAYLIYLGVMMWRSKGRMAIPDASDAAPSVTPMQLIVQGFVTAVANPKGWAFFIALLPPFLDAGRPMAPQLAVLVGMILTLELTCLLIYAGGGRTASRFLRRDGNVRLLNRVAGSLMVGVGVWLALG
- a CDS encoding bifunctional DedA family/phosphatase PAP2 family protein, whose protein sequence is MTEWLYQFSPSPALLILIVLLVALLESLAVIGLLVPGIVLLTAAASLAGHQHLSLPLLLAAAFAGATLGDGLSFWLGYSQRERVHRMWPFTRHPEWLARGVDFFKRYGDLSILIGRFVGPVRPIVPMVAGMLHMPTWRFAAVNIASALLWAPAYLLPGYLLGHSWDKLLALPASSERWLVTLGLMLIMLGVGFSWFRHHLGRGGWVYMRLARFSRTTPRRRRLWLALGAAHPRNEIPLASLALLVASLVALCGWTLWVLEHPAPSLPMDRQIQALLAPLADSWLGEFSNFMALSGDVLGIIALAMPWLVWLLFSRRIAAFLHISSALVGVGFANLVFKHLAGRARPDTPDYLMGSFSYPSAHTSTSIVLIGLAAAFTAEALPVKRRMWVYWGATLVCLPMALSRLVLGVHWASDLIGGALLGLVVCAITRLSYQRFVHVPLPPCPWPPLVVTSLLLLAARIVWLPYV
- a CDS encoding diguanylate cyclase domain-containing protein, with the translated sequence MPERLSSSRLHAMAYACGALVLASLAAWHYLMGHYPRILPVTILAIMVSIAALMAENAYARRLPAYLVLISGYLAIAVEAPYLEASGALWMGVPPILATLLLPPGAALLLNVLLAPIWLFLINSVLSTPAGGLQYFTLVIISILPLGWYMQQARLLKTTDQLDTQSGMLSRDALSERLIAEVARARALNQSLSALVIHLPQLDMANEQFGQTTQDTLLTTFYQVVQRNSRRGDAMGRHRHSVFWLLLADAGEAGALIVRERLTHALGEAPLRDIGAIEAQARICHLADDECAERFEQRLIKRGFNLLEPDT